A region of Streptomyces sp. NBC_01788 DNA encodes the following proteins:
- a CDS encoding helix-turn-helix domain-containing protein, protein MSVDGEAVRLRSEADEPGWEVDPDDDWGIAVVATVGRQLRLRREAAGMRAGEFAAAVGYGEDLVYKIEGGKRIPRPEYLDKADEVLGAGGLLSAMKEDVKRVRYPKKVRDLAKLESQAVELLSYGSHNLHGLLQTEEYARALLSTRRPALSEDELERALAARMARKAIFERVPPPELSFVQEEVTLRRPVGGKMVLRRQLEHLLEVAHLRHVDVQVMPTSRGDHPGTGGRIQVLKFPDGTAMGRADDEFGSRPVSVPQQLRILELRYGIIRAEALTTRESLTFVEQLLGET, encoded by the coding sequence ATGTCGGTGGACGGTGAGGCGGTACGGCTCAGGAGCGAGGCGGACGAGCCGGGGTGGGAGGTGGACCCGGACGACGACTGGGGCATCGCGGTCGTCGCCACCGTGGGGCGGCAGCTGAGACTGCGGCGGGAGGCGGCGGGGATGCGGGCCGGCGAGTTCGCGGCGGCGGTCGGGTACGGCGAGGACCTCGTCTACAAGATCGAGGGCGGGAAGCGGATCCCCCGGCCCGAGTACCTGGACAAGGCGGACGAGGTACTGGGCGCGGGCGGGCTGCTCTCGGCGATGAAGGAGGACGTGAAGCGGGTCCGGTACCCGAAGAAGGTCCGTGATCTGGCCAAGCTGGAGTCCCAGGCGGTCGAGCTTCTGTCGTACGGCAGTCACAACCTGCACGGGCTCCTGCAGACCGAGGAGTACGCGCGAGCCCTGCTGAGCACCCGGCGACCCGCGCTGTCGGAGGACGAACTTGAGCGAGCCCTCGCCGCCCGAATGGCCCGCAAGGCGATTTTCGAGCGGGTTCCCCCTCCGGAACTCAGCTTCGTCCAGGAAGAGGTGACTCTCCGCCGCCCCGTCGGGGGCAAGATGGTGTTGCGCAGGCAACTCGAACACCTGCTGGAGGTGGCGCACTTGCGGCACGTCGACGTCCAGGTGATGCCCACGTCTCGTGGAGACCATCCGGGAACGGGAGGCCGGATCCAGGTGCTGAAGTTCCCGGACGGCACGGCGATGGGCCGTGCCGACGACGAGTTCGGCAGTCGGCCGGTCTCCGTCCCTCAGCAGTTGCGGATCCTTGAGCTGCGCTATGGCATCATCCGCGCCGAGGCTCTGACCACACGAGAGTCGCTCACCTTCGTCGAACAACTGCTGGGGGAGACATGA
- a CDS encoding extracellular solute-binding protein encodes MRRGIAATALVASLALAATACGGSDNGDKSDGPVTITWWDTSNATNEAPTYQALVKQFEAANKDIKVKYVNVQFDQAQNKFDTAAGSKGAPDVLRSEVGWTPAFAKKGYFVPLDGTEALADQDKFQPSLVTQAQYEGKTYGVPFVTDTLALVYNKALFKKAGIAEAPKTWDELKSAAAKIKDKTGVDGYWGSTQAYYAQSFLYGEGTNTVDADAKKITMNSAPAKKAYGAWLGLFDGKGLHKADTTADAYAHIQDAFVNGKVAAIIQGPWEITNFYKGSAFTDKSNLGIATVPAGSAGKAGAPTGGHNLSVYAGSDKAHQDAAMKFVNFMASAKSQETIALKNSTLPTRDDAYTDEVKADPGIAGYQGVLPAAQPRPALPEYGSLWGPLDTELPKIAAGKESLDKGLSNAELAIAKLVPDFSK; translated from the coding sequence ATGCGGCGTGGCATAGCGGCCACCGCGCTGGTGGCGTCCCTCGCACTCGCGGCGACGGCGTGCGGCGGGAGCGACAACGGCGACAAGTCGGACGGTCCGGTGACCATCACCTGGTGGGACACCTCCAACGCCACCAACGAGGCACCGACGTACCAGGCCCTGGTCAAGCAGTTCGAAGCGGCCAACAAGGACATCAAGGTCAAGTACGTCAACGTCCAGTTCGACCAGGCGCAGAACAAGTTCGACACGGCCGCCGGCTCCAAGGGCGCCCCGGACGTGCTGCGCTCCGAGGTCGGCTGGACCCCGGCCTTCGCCAAGAAGGGCTACTTCGTGCCGCTGGACGGCACCGAGGCCCTCGCCGACCAGGACAAGTTCCAGCCCAGCCTGGTCACGCAGGCCCAATACGAGGGCAAGACCTACGGCGTCCCGTTCGTCACCGACACCCTGGCCCTGGTCTACAACAAGGCCCTGTTCAAGAAGGCCGGCATCGCCGAGGCCCCCAAGACCTGGGACGAGCTGAAGTCCGCCGCCGCCAAGATCAAGGACAAGACCGGTGTCGACGGGTACTGGGGCTCCACCCAGGCCTACTACGCCCAGAGCTTCCTCTACGGCGAGGGCACCAACACCGTCGACGCCGACGCCAAGAAGATCACGATGAACTCGGCGCCGGCCAAGAAGGCCTACGGCGCCTGGCTCGGCCTGTTCGACGGCAAGGGCCTGCACAAGGCCGACACCACCGCCGACGCCTACGCCCACATCCAGGACGCGTTCGTCAACGGCAAGGTCGCCGCGATCATCCAGGGCCCCTGGGAGATCACGAACTTCTACAAGGGCTCCGCGTTCACGGACAAGTCCAACCTGGGCATCGCCACCGTCCCGGCCGGCTCCGCCGGCAAGGCGGGCGCCCCGACCGGCGGGCACAACCTCTCGGTCTACGCCGGCTCGGACAAGGCCCACCAGGACGCGGCCATGAAGTTCGTGAACTTCATGGCGTCGGCGAAGTCCCAGGAGACCATCGCCCTGAAGAACTCCACGCTCCCCACCCGCGACGACGCCTACACCGACGAGGTCAAGGCCGACCCCGGCATCGCGGGCTACCAGGGCGTCCTGCCCGCCGCCCAGCCGCGCCCGGCGCTGCCCGAGTACGGCTCCCTGTGGGGCCCGCTCGACACCGAGCTGCCCAAGATCGCCGCCGGCAAGGAGTCCCTGGACAAGGGCCTGAGCAACGCGGAACTCGCGATCGCCAAGCTGGTCCCCGACTTCAGCAAGTGA
- a CDS encoding tat (twin-arginine translocation) pathway signal sequence, translated as MSRFEIRSRLTATPRRQIGLLTALAGAVLVAFFLAPNALARSSVNTANVGDTFRRGFVAYWGSGSEDFPTQLSTTVAFWFRFHLVKAGVSALLLAVAVVLGVVLSRHLRQSTGGRTSRFPLALYRALVGVLGLFALVALLANLQGAAAPFASLMPMLTSGGADGELTATLGQVQQQIAVYPEGRHSPALAVMISDFALYHAVLAAMAVIVALAMTGASVVCWRRLRTSSDTRSRRAMKFGGTGSAILAAVVLVIAYANTTTATHSPQALADFFAGGW; from the coding sequence ATGAGCCGCTTCGAAATCCGGTCCCGCCTCACCGCCACGCCACGGCGGCAGATCGGCCTTCTGACCGCTCTGGCTGGAGCGGTCCTCGTCGCCTTCTTCCTCGCGCCCAACGCGCTGGCCCGGAGTTCGGTCAACACCGCGAACGTCGGCGATACCTTCCGCCGCGGATTCGTCGCCTACTGGGGTTCCGGCAGCGAGGACTTCCCGACGCAGTTGAGCACCACGGTCGCCTTCTGGTTCCGCTTCCACCTCGTCAAGGCCGGCGTTTCCGCACTGCTCCTCGCGGTGGCCGTGGTGCTCGGTGTCGTCCTCAGCCGCCATCTTCGGCAGTCGACCGGCGGGCGAACCAGCCGTTTCCCCCTCGCGCTGTACAGGGCCCTCGTCGGAGTGCTCGGGCTCTTCGCTCTTGTGGCGCTGCTGGCCAATCTGCAGGGCGCAGCGGCCCCGTTCGCCTCGCTGATGCCCATGCTGACGAGTGGCGGTGCCGACGGCGAACTCACCGCGACCCTCGGCCAAGTCCAGCAGCAGATCGCCGTCTATCCGGAGGGCCGGCACTCCCCCGCCCTCGCTGTCATGATCAGCGACTTCGCCCTCTACCACGCGGTACTGGCCGCGATGGCCGTCATCGTCGCGCTCGCGATGACCGGCGCGAGTGTCGTGTGCTGGAGGCGCCTCAGGACGTCGTCCGACACCCGGTCGAGGCGCGCGATGAAGTTCGGCGGTACCGGTTCAGCGATCCTGGCGGCCGTTGTACTCGTCATCGCCTACGCGAACACCACTACCGCGACACACTCGCCCCAGGCGCTCGCCGACTTCTTCGCCGGCGGGTGGTGA
- a CDS encoding DUF397 domain-containing protein, with protein sequence MNGNEAAGNVVDLAWFKSSYSDSSNPSDCVEVATTPAAVHVRDSKNPRGPRLALAPAAWTDFVTFAGRG encoded by the coding sequence ATGAACGGCAACGAAGCGGCGGGAAACGTCGTCGATCTGGCCTGGTTCAAGAGCAGCTACAGCGACAGCAGCAACCCCAGCGACTGCGTCGAGGTCGCCACGACCCCCGCCGCCGTCCACGTCCGGGACTCCAAGAACCCCCGAGGCCCCCGCCTCGCCCTCGCACCGGCCGCCTGGACGGACTTCGTGACCTTCGCGGGCAGGGGCTGA
- a CDS encoding LysE family translocator: MLGIGHFWAFLAVVAVLIAVPGPSVVFVVGRGVALGRRAALATAVGNNGGVLIQAVLVAFGLGAVVARSIVVFSVLKFAGALYLVYLGVQTWRHRGELAVTDTQQRPPTNVRRIVRQGFVVGVSNPKGFLIFSAVLPQFVNRSAGHVTLQLLLLGIVCAAVALVSDSAWGLLAGTARGWFRGSPRRLSAIGAVSGTVMVGLGVRLALTRNDV, from the coding sequence ATGTTGGGCATAGGGCACTTCTGGGCTTTCCTCGCCGTGGTCGCTGTGCTGATCGCTGTTCCGGGGCCGAGCGTGGTATTCGTTGTCGGGCGCGGGGTGGCGCTCGGGCGTCGAGCGGCGCTGGCCACGGCGGTGGGCAACAACGGCGGGGTGCTGATCCAGGCCGTGTTGGTGGCCTTCGGGTTGGGAGCCGTGGTCGCGCGGTCGATCGTGGTGTTCTCGGTGCTGAAGTTCGCAGGCGCGCTGTATCTGGTCTATCTCGGCGTCCAGACGTGGCGGCATCGCGGGGAACTGGCCGTCACGGACACGCAGCAGCGGCCACCCACGAACGTGCGGCGCATCGTCCGGCAGGGTTTCGTTGTCGGGGTGAGCAATCCGAAGGGCTTCTTGATCTTCTCGGCCGTGCTGCCTCAGTTCGTCAACCGCTCAGCAGGTCACGTGACGCTGCAACTCCTGCTCCTCGGCATCGTCTGCGCCGCTGTCGCTCTGGTTTCCGACTCGGCCTGGGGGCTCCTCGCCGGGACGGCGCGTGGCTGGTTCCGCGGGTCGCCCCGGCGCCTGTCCGCGATTGGTGCAGTGTCCGGGACGGTGATGGTCGGCCTCGGCGTCCGTCTGGCTCTCACCAGGAATGACGTGTGA
- a CDS encoding LacI family DNA-binding transcriptional regulator, which yields MTTRLADIAAQAGVSEATVSRVLNGKPGVAATTRQSVLAALDVLGYERPVRLRQRSEGLVGLITPELENPIFPALAQVIGQALTRQGYTPVLATQTPGGSTEDELTEMLVDRGVAGIIYVSGLHADTTADMERYERLRAQGVPYVLVDGFSPKVQAPFISPDDRAAMTLAVTHLASLGHTRIGLALGPKRFVPVQRKIEGFVRAMRDQLGLAADVVESELIQHSLYTLEGGQAAATALIERDCTAIVCASDMMALGAIRAARQRGLEVPRDVSVVGFDDSPLIAFTDPPLTTIRKPVPAMGQAAVRTLLEEIGGTPAPHSEFVFMPELVVRGSTASAPGDRSRP from the coding sequence GTGACCACACGGCTTGCCGACATCGCCGCCCAGGCGGGGGTGAGCGAAGCGACCGTCAGCCGCGTCCTGAACGGGAAGCCCGGCGTCGCCGCCACCACCCGCCAGTCCGTGCTGGCCGCCCTCGACGTCCTCGGCTACGAGCGCCCGGTGCGGCTGCGGCAGCGCAGCGAGGGCCTGGTGGGGCTGATCACCCCGGAGCTGGAGAACCCGATCTTCCCGGCGCTGGCGCAGGTCATCGGCCAGGCGCTGACCCGGCAGGGATACACCCCGGTGCTCGCCACCCAGACCCCCGGCGGGTCCACGGAGGACGAGCTGACCGAGATGCTGGTGGACCGCGGGGTCGCCGGGATCATCTACGTCTCCGGTCTGCACGCGGACACCACGGCCGACATGGAGCGCTACGAGCGCCTGCGCGCCCAGGGCGTCCCCTACGTCCTCGTGGACGGCTTCTCCCCCAAGGTGCAGGCGCCGTTCATCTCCCCCGACGACCGGGCGGCGATGACCCTGGCGGTCACCCACCTCGCCTCCCTGGGGCACACCCGCATCGGCCTGGCCCTCGGCCCGAAGCGCTTCGTCCCGGTGCAGCGCAAGATCGAGGGCTTCGTCCGCGCCATGCGGGACCAGCTCGGCCTGGCCGCGGACGTCGTCGAGTCGGAGCTGATCCAGCACTCCCTCTACACCCTGGAGGGCGGCCAGGCGGCGGCCACCGCGCTCATCGAACGGGACTGCACGGCGATCGTCTGCGCCAGCGACATGATGGCGCTCGGCGCCATCCGCGCGGCCCGGCAGCGCGGCCTGGAGGTCCCCCGGGACGTCTCCGTGGTGGGCTTCGACGACTCCCCGCTGATCGCCTTCACCGACCCGCCCCTGACGACCATACGCAAGCCGGTGCCGGCCATGGGCCAGGCCGCGGTGCGCACGCTGCTGGAGGAGATCGGCGGGACGCCCGCGCCGCACAGCGAGTTCGTCTTCATGCCGGAGCTGGTGGTGCGCGGTTCGACCGCTTCGGCCCCCGGGGACCGCAGTCGTCCCTGA
- a CDS encoding bifunctional [glutamine synthetase] adenylyltransferase/[glutamine synthetase]-adenylyl-L-tyrosine phosphorylase, protein MTAPGRRSSTFTRLLRHGFIHATDAERLLDGPDLAPLRDDPVLLEALGATADPDLALAGLVRLLEAQPESKARRELLDTLIAAKPLRDRLLGVLGASAALGDHLARHAGDWRALVTYEPRDLHPGVEEFEQGLAEAGDPVALRVAYRRCLLSIAARDVCGTTDVAETAAELADLATATLRAALRIARAAAPEDDALCRLAVIAMGKCGGHELNYVSDVDVIFVGEAVNGADEVKALRAATALASHMMRICSETTVEGSIWPVDANLRPEGRNGPLVRTLSSHVAYYQRWAKTWEFQALLKARPVAGDPELGGQYIAALAPMVWQAAERENFVADVQKMRRRVVETIPVAEVERELKLGPGGLRDVEFAVQLLQLVHGRTDPSLRSGSTLGALQALAAGGYVGRVDAVQLDDAYRFLRSLEHRIQLFRLRRTHLVPEDEADLRRLGRSLGLRSDPITELTREWKRHTSVVRRLHEKLFYRPLLDAVAQLAPGEARLRPDAARERLVALGYADPAAALRHLEALASGVTRKSAIQRTLLPVLLGWFADSADPDAGLLNFRKVSDALGKTPWYLRLLRDEGAAAENLARVLSAGRLAPDLLMRAPEAVALLGDGDAGGLGPRGRAQLEQEVLAAVRRAETAEQGVTAARGVRRRELFRTAAADIVGSYGTETRPAEADQGALVDRVGGAVSDLTAATLAGTLRAVVRKGWGDTLPTRFAIIGMGRFGGHELGYGSDADVLFVHEPWEGADEREAAEAAAKVVAEMRRLLQVPSADPPLLVDADLRPEGKSGPLVRTLKSYEAYYRRWSLVWESQALLRAEPVAGDEDLGRRFVELIDPLRYPRGGLREDAVREIRRLKARMESERLPRGTDPKLHTKLGPGGLSDVEWTVQLLQMRHAAGEASLRTTRTREALAAAREAGLVSPEDASTLDEAWVLATRVRNAVMLVRGRAGDTFPTESRELAAVGRYLGYGPGHAGDMLDAYRRTARRARSVMEELFYGA, encoded by the coding sequence ATGACGGCGCCGGGGCGCAGGAGCAGTACCTTCACGCGGCTGCTGCGGCACGGCTTCATCCATGCCACGGACGCCGAGCGGCTGCTGGACGGCCCGGACCTCGCGCCGCTCAGGGACGACCCGGTGCTGCTGGAGGCGCTGGGCGCCACCGCCGACCCCGATCTCGCGCTGGCCGGTCTGGTACGGCTGCTGGAGGCGCAGCCGGAGTCCAAGGCCCGCCGCGAGCTGCTCGACACCCTGATAGCGGCCAAGCCGCTGCGCGACCGGCTGCTCGGGGTGCTCGGCGCCTCCGCCGCCCTCGGCGACCACCTCGCCCGGCACGCCGGCGACTGGCGGGCGCTGGTCACCTACGAGCCGCGCGACCTGCACCCTGGGGTCGAGGAGTTCGAGCAGGGGCTGGCGGAGGCCGGTGACCCGGTCGCGCTGCGCGTCGCCTATCGGCGCTGCCTGCTGTCCATCGCCGCCCGCGACGTGTGCGGCACCACCGATGTCGCCGAGACCGCCGCCGAGCTCGCCGACCTCGCCACCGCCACCCTGCGCGCCGCACTGCGGATCGCGCGGGCCGCCGCGCCCGAGGACGACGCGCTGTGCCGGCTCGCGGTGATCGCGATGGGCAAGTGCGGCGGCCACGAGCTCAACTACGTCTCCGACGTCGACGTGATCTTCGTCGGTGAGGCCGTGAACGGCGCCGACGAGGTCAAGGCCCTGCGCGCCGCGACCGCGCTCGCCTCGCACATGATGCGGATCTGCTCCGAGACGACCGTGGAGGGCTCGATCTGGCCGGTCGACGCCAACCTGCGGCCCGAGGGCCGCAACGGGCCGCTGGTACGCACCCTCAGCAGCCATGTCGCCTACTACCAGCGGTGGGCCAAGACCTGGGAGTTCCAGGCGCTGCTCAAGGCCCGCCCGGTGGCCGGCGACCCGGAACTGGGCGGCCAGTACATCGCCGCGCTCGCCCCCATGGTCTGGCAGGCCGCCGAACGCGAGAACTTCGTCGCCGACGTGCAGAAGATGCGCCGCCGCGTGGTCGAGACCATCCCCGTGGCCGAGGTCGAGCGCGAGCTGAAACTCGGTCCCGGCGGCCTCAGGGACGTCGAATTCGCCGTGCAGCTCCTTCAGTTGGTGCACGGGCGGACCGACCCGTCGCTGCGCAGCGGCTCCACCCTGGGCGCGTTGCAGGCACTGGCCGCCGGCGGGTACGTCGGCCGCGTGGACGCCGTGCAGCTCGACGACGCCTACCGGTTCCTGCGCTCCCTGGAGCACCGCATCCAGCTCTTCCGGCTGCGGCGCACCCACCTCGTCCCCGAGGACGAGGCCGATCTGCGCCGGCTCGGACGGTCGCTCGGGCTGCGCAGCGACCCGATCACCGAGCTGACCCGCGAGTGGAAACGGCACACCAGCGTCGTACGCCGGCTGCACGAGAAGCTGTTCTACCGGCCGTTGCTCGACGCGGTCGCCCAACTCGCACCGGGCGAGGCCAGGTTGAGGCCGGACGCGGCGCGGGAGCGGTTGGTCGCGCTCGGGTACGCCGACCCGGCCGCCGCGCTGCGGCACCTGGAGGCGCTGGCATCCGGCGTCACCAGGAAGTCGGCCATCCAGCGGACCCTGCTGCCCGTGCTGCTGGGATGGTTCGCGGACTCCGCCGACCCGGACGCCGGGCTGCTGAACTTCCGCAAGGTGTCGGACGCGCTCGGCAAGACCCCCTGGTATCTGCGGCTGCTGCGGGACGAGGGGGCCGCCGCCGAGAACCTCGCCCGGGTGCTGTCGGCCGGGCGGCTCGCGCCCGACCTGCTGATGCGCGCTCCCGAGGCCGTGGCCCTGCTGGGCGACGGCGACGCGGGCGGCCTCGGACCGCGCGGGCGCGCCCAACTGGAGCAGGAGGTCCTCGCCGCCGTCCGCCGCGCCGAGACCGCCGAGCAGGGCGTCACGGCGGCGCGCGGCGTGCGGCGGCGGGAGCTGTTCCGTACGGCCGCCGCCGACATCGTCGGCTCCTACGGCACCGAGACCCGGCCCGCCGAGGCCGACCAGGGCGCGCTCGTGGACCGGGTGGGCGGCGCGGTGTCCGACCTGACGGCGGCGACGCTGGCCGGCACCCTGCGGGCGGTCGTGCGCAAGGGCTGGGGGGACACCCTGCCGACCCGGTTCGCGATCATCGGCATGGGACGCTTCGGCGGGCACGAGCTGGGCTACGGCTCGGACGCGGACGTGCTGTTCGTGCACGAGCCGTGGGAGGGCGCCGACGAGCGGGAAGCCGCCGAGGCCGCGGCGAAGGTGGTCGCCGAGATGCGCCGGCTGCTCCAGGTCCCGAGCGCGGATCCGCCGCTGCTGGTCGACGCGGATCTGCGGCCCGAGGGAAAGTCCGGGCCGCTGGTGCGCACGCTCAAGTCGTACGAGGCGTACTACCGGCGGTGGTCGCTGGTGTGGGAGTCGCAGGCCCTGCTGCGGGCCGAGCCGGTGGCCGGGGACGAGGACCTGGGGCGGCGGTTCGTCGAGCTGATCGATCCGCTGCGGTATCCGCGCGGCGGGCTGCGCGAGGACGCGGTGCGGGAGATCCGGCGGCTGAAGGCCCGGATGGAGTCCGAGCGGCTGCCGCGCGGCACCGATCCCAAGCTGCACACCAAACTGGGCCCGGGCGGGCTCTCCGACGTGGAGTGGACCGTGCAGCTGCTCCAGATGCGGCACGCGGCCGGGGAGGCGTCGCTGCGGACCACGCGCACGCGTGAGGCGCTGGCGGCGGCGCGGGAGGCGGGCCTTGTGTCCCCGGAGGACGCCTCTACGCTCGACGAGGCGTGGGTCCTGGCCACCCGGGTGCGCAACGCGGTGATGCTGGTCCGGGGGCGGGCCGGGGACACGTTCCCCACCGAGTCCCGGGAGCTGGCCGCCGTGGGGCGGTACCTGGGCTACGGGCCGGGGCACGCGGGCGACATGCTCGACGCGTACCGGCGGACGGCCCGCCGGGCCCGGTCGGTCATGGAGGAGCTGTTCTACGGCGCGTGA
- a CDS encoding phosphatase PAP2 family protein, giving the protein MGDSTVTRREGREKAVPHLVTDERRPTALERLRTPRHPRLWFEILLIAVSYWTYSLIRNAVPEQKAQALRNADWVWSAEHRLGIAVEHAVNHAVNSVTWLIIGMNYYYATLHFVVTIGVLVWLYRTHPGRYAAARLTLFVTTGVALLGYYLYPLAPPRLMTDGRFVDTVQVHHTWGSMASGDLKNMSNQYAAMPSMHIGWSLWCGLTVFALSAVPWLRVLGLLYPVATLVVIVATANHFWLDAVGGVLCLSFGFTAARVWYGALPHALPRLTPALRPTEA; this is encoded by the coding sequence ATGGGTGACTCGACCGTGACACGCCGGGAAGGCCGGGAAAAGGCCGTTCCACACCTCGTCACGGACGAGCGGCGCCCCACCGCCCTGGAGCGGCTGCGCACACCCCGCCACCCGCGGCTGTGGTTCGAGATCCTGCTGATCGCGGTGAGTTACTGGACGTACTCCCTGATCCGCAACGCGGTCCCGGAGCAGAAGGCCCAGGCGCTGCGCAACGCGGACTGGGTCTGGAGCGCCGAGCACCGGCTCGGCATCGCCGTCGAACACGCCGTCAACCACGCCGTGAACTCGGTGACTTGGCTGATCATCGGCATGAACTACTACTACGCGACGCTGCACTTCGTGGTCACCATCGGCGTCCTGGTGTGGCTCTACCGCACGCACCCCGGCCGCTACGCGGCGGCCCGGCTCACCCTGTTCGTGACGACGGGCGTGGCCCTGCTCGGCTACTACCTGTACCCGCTGGCACCCCCGCGCCTGATGACCGACGGCCGCTTCGTCGACACGGTCCAGGTGCACCACACCTGGGGTTCCATGGCCTCGGGCGACCTGAAGAACATGTCCAACCAGTACGCCGCGATGCCGTCCATGCACATCGGCTGGTCCCTGTGGTGCGGGCTGACCGTCTTCGCCCTGAGCGCGGTTCCGTGGCTGCGCGTCCTCGGGCTGCTCTACCCCGTGGCCACCCTGGTCGTCATCGTCGCCACCGCCAACCACTTCTGGCTCGACGCGGTCGGCGGTGTCCTGTGCCTGTCCTTCGGCTTCACGGCGGCCCGCGTCTGGTACGGGGCGCTGCCGCACGCGCTGCCGCGGCTGACGCCGGCGCTGCGGCCGACGGAGGCGTAG